The sequence GTACTACTCGGGAAAATCTTCAGGCGTGCAACCCCGGATCCTGAGCGCTGTTTCCCGGGACGGGCTGTCCTGGCAGAAGGAACCGGGGGTCCGCCTGTCTCCCCTGACCGGTATCTCCGAATACCTGTCGGCGCCTTCGGTGATTTGTGATGGCAGCGAGTGGTTGATGGTATTCACGAGCCGATTTGGATATTCCGCCAGAATTGGAATTGCCCGATCCGAGGACGGGCTTGCCTGGTCCTGGACTGTGGAAAAGGGAGGGGACCTTATTAATCCCGGCCCAAGGTTGTGTGCAGCTAACCCCTCGCCGGTGTTTCATAATGGACTATACCGGGTCTATTATTCTGGTCACGATGGGAGTGTTTATAAAGCTAAAATATATTTTTCCGACACGCGGGATTTTAAAACCTGGTCTCCCGGCGTGGAGTGTCTGGATTTCAGCGGCCCGTTTGAAAGAGCCGAAGTAGAATACTGCCATGTAATCAGAGAGAGTGAGCTCGATTGGAAAATGTATTATACGGGCTTTTGGGGAAAACACCTTCTTTCCCCAATCACCAGTTACATCTACAGTCGGAAAGCTAAAGCTGCCAGGGCGGGATTGGCTGCTGATTATTGATGTCGAGCTGAAATGCAGCGTGCGGTTCGCCAACCGCATTGAATTTACTGCGCTCTCGTCTAACTGAAAAGGTAGGGACAATGGAGAAGGAAAATGAGAAGCAATATTTTGTTAATAGCAGGTACTGGACCTGGGAAGAAATGTCGGCTCAACTCGATAGCGCACTAGCCGGTCTGGAGACGGGGAAAACCAACAGGTTGTCGTATGCCATGGATTGGGTCGAAGGTGATACTGTGCTGGACGTTGGCTGTCAACGCGGTGTTTACTCGTACTATCTGGCAAAAAACGGGAAAAAGGTGGTTGGCGTGGAAGTGGATCGGACTGTGCTGGAAATCGCCGAAAGAAAATTTACGCACCCTAACCTCAGTTTCAAGTCCGTGGACGGTACCCGGTTGGATTTACCTGCGGAGTCGTTCGATTGTGCGCTGCTGCTGGAAGTGCTGGAGCACACCTACCACCCCCGCGGCCTGATCCGTGAAGTCCACCGTGTGCTGAAGCCCGGGGGAACTCTGATTGTCTCAGTCCCCAATGCCGCCTCGTATCATACCCTGGCCCGGTCGCTGTTTTTGCCCACTGCTTCCTATTTTGCTGAAATGGAAACCTGGCCGGATTTCGCCACT is a genomic window of Candidatus Glassbacteria bacterium containing:
- a CDS encoding class I SAM-dependent methyltransferase gives rise to the protein MEKENEKQYFVNSRYWTWEEMSAQLDSALAGLETGKTNRLSYAMDWVEGDTVLDVGCQRGVYSYYLAKNGKKVVGVEVDRTVLEIAERKFTHPNLSFKSVDGTRLDLPAESFDCALLLEVLEHTYHPRGLIREVHRVLKPGGTLIVSVPNAASYHTLARSLFLPTASYFAEMETWPDFATDQRDHYYYWDAFTLYRLLNRQGFGYRDHRYVDSRRVFRLLSKVLPPLRKMSTSFMIKVSKQES